Genomic segment of Paraburkholderia agricolaris:
TCGACCTGGTCGCGCAAATGCCACGCAACGAACGACGGCGTCGCCATCACCGCGATTATCGACAGCAGCGTGACAACAGCCAGTGTTTCCACAAGCGTAAAGCCGCGATGCTGCCGCCAACAGACTGCATTCCATTTCATCTGCATCCCTGATCGTTGCAAAGAATGCAGCCAATCTAGCGATTCGCAAACGGGTCAACAATCGGCCGAATGGCCAGGTGGCACTCAGACGCTATCCCGCGCAAAAATGCACGCGTAACGGACCATAACGGGAGTGGAGATGCAGATGCGTGAACCTACGCAGCGGAAAACAGAACCTGGAGCCCGGCTTCGGGTACGGCAGCAATCAGCGCTTGCGAGAAGGCTTGGGAGGAGAAGAGGCGCGGCGAAATTCCTCGATCACGTCCTCGAATTCGGAGACGTCTTCGAAGCGCCGGTAGACAGAAGCGAAACGTACGTAAGCAATGGTGTCGAGCGCACGCAACTCGTTCATCACGAGTTCGCCGAGGCGCTCGCTGCGCACCTCGCGCTCGCCGCTGCCGAGCAGTTGATATTCGATACGCGCGACAGCCGCATCGATCGCGTCCGCTGCGACCGGGCGCTTGCGCAGCGCCAGTTGCATGCTTGCGACGATCTTGCGGCGATCGAATTCCGTGCGGCTGCCATCCTTCTTGACGACCGACGGCAACGCCAGCTCGACCCGCTCATACGTCGTAAAACGTTTGTCGCAGGCCGGGCAGCGGCGGCGCCGGCGAATCGTCGCGCCGTCTTCGGATACGCGGGAATCCACAACTTGCGTATCGGCGTGACGGCAGAAGGGGCAATGCATGGCGTCTTAACGGTAAACCGGGAAGCGCTGGGTCAGCTCAGCGACTTGTGCACGCACACGTTCGATCGTGGCTGCGTCTTCCGGGTTGTCCAGCACATCGGCGATCAGGTTACCCACCTGCTCCGCTTCCTTGACGCCGAAGCCGCGCGTGGTCATGGCAGGCGAGCCGAGACGCACGCCGCTCGTAACGAACGGTTTTTCCGGGTCGTTCGGAATCGCGTTCTTGTTGACCGTGATGTGCGCCGCACCGAGCGCAGCTTCCGCCGCCTTGCCGGTGATCTTCTTCGCGCGCAGATCGACCAGCATCACGTGGCTTTCAGTGCGCCCCGAGACGATGCGCAGACCACGTTTGACCAACGTTTCAGCCAGCACGCGCGCGTTCTCGACGACTTGTTGCTGATAGGTCTTGAACTCCGGCGACAGTGCTTCCTTGAACGCGACGGCCTTGCCGGCGATCACGTGCATCAGCGGACCACCTTGAATGCCCGGGAAAATTGCCGAGTTGATCTGCTTTTCGAACTCGGCCTTCATCAGGATCACACCGCCGCGCGGGCCGCGCAGGCTCTTGTGCGTGGTGGTGGTGACGAAATCGGCGTGCGGCACCGGGTTCGGGTAGACGCCCGCGGCGATCAGGCCGGCATAATGCGCCATGTCGACCATGAAATACGCGCCAACCGACTTGGCGATCTTCGACAGGCGTTCGAAATCGATACGCAGCGCGAACGCGGAGGCGCCCGCCACGATCAGCTTCGGCTTATGTTCCTGAGCCAGCTTCTCAGCGGCTTCGTAGTCGATGTCTTCAGCTTCGTTCAGGCCGTAGCTCACCACGTTGAACCACTTGCCCGACATGTTGACCGGCGAACCGTGCGTCAGGTGACCGCCGTGCGCGAGGCTCATGCCCATGATCGTGTCGCCCGGCTTGAGCATGGCGAAGAACACGCCCTGGTTCGCCTGCGAGCCGGAGTTCGGCTGCACGTTGGCGGCTTCGGCGCCGAACAGTTGCTTGACGCGGTCGATCGCCAGCTGCTCAGCGATGTCGACGTATTCGCAGCCGCCGTAATAGCGCTTGCCCGGGTACCCTTCGGCGTACTTGTTGGTGAGTTGCGAGCCCTGCGCAGCCATCACGGCCGGGCTCGTGTAGTTTTCCGACGCGATCAGTTCGATGTGCTCTTCCTGACGGCGGTTTTCCTGCTGGATGACGCTCCAGAGTTCAGGATCGACGTTGGCGATGGTGCTTTGGGCTCTATCAAACATACGGATTCCGTTGAGTGTGTTCAGGTTGACCGGATCGTGCGCCGAATCTTGCGTAGAGGGTACGCAGCGCTGCTGGCGGCTGGGCCAGCCCTGACGTGGCGGATGGAGATTCGCCGCACACGCGAGGCAGGACAGCCACCGTCAGCGCAGATAAATGCGCGCGGATCACAGCTGCCCAGGCGAACGGCAAAACGGCACCCCGCGCTTCACGGTGGGTTGTTCCACCTTGAATCCGATTGCTTGAACCGGTTCTATCGCCAGTCACGCAGGGATGAGCGCGTTAGTTTATTGGAAGAGGATCGAATAGGCAACCGGCTTCCCGCCGCCCCGGCGGGTGCTCGCCAAGCCGGTTGTGGCGCCGCC
This window contains:
- the nrdR gene encoding transcriptional regulator NrdR codes for the protein MHCPFCRHADTQVVDSRVSEDGATIRRRRRCPACDKRFTTYERVELALPSVVKKDGSRTEFDRRKIVASMQLALRKRPVAADAIDAAVARIEYQLLGSGEREVRSERLGELVMNELRALDTIAYVRFASVYRRFEDVSEFEDVIEEFRRASSPPKPSRKR
- the glyA gene encoding serine hydroxymethyltransferase — encoded protein: MFDRAQSTIANVDPELWSVIQQENRRQEEHIELIASENYTSPAVMAAQGSQLTNKYAEGYPGKRYYGGCEYVDIAEQLAIDRVKQLFGAEAANVQPNSGSQANQGVFFAMLKPGDTIMGMSLAHGGHLTHGSPVNMSGKWFNVVSYGLNEAEDIDYEAAEKLAQEHKPKLIVAGASAFALRIDFERLSKIAKSVGAYFMVDMAHYAGLIAAGVYPNPVPHADFVTTTTHKSLRGPRGGVILMKAEFEKQINSAIFPGIQGGPLMHVIAGKAVAFKEALSPEFKTYQQQVVENARVLAETLVKRGLRIVSGRTESHVMLVDLRAKKITGKAAEAALGAAHITVNKNAIPNDPEKPFVTSGVRLGSPAMTTRGFGVKEAEQVGNLIADVLDNPEDAATIERVRAQVAELTQRFPVYR